The genomic DNA GAACTTGGAGATTTTTAACAAGGTGGTTGTAGCAAATTCTACAAATATTGAAAGCGTGAAGAGTAAAGTTTTTGAATTAAATGCTATTTTTGAAAATATTAATATGAATTTCTCCGAGCTTTTGTCTCAAACGAATAATCTTCAGAGTGCAAATAAACTTTTAGTATCAATATCAAGTCAGACAAATATGCTTGCAATGAATGCAGCTATTGAGGCTGCTAAGGCTGGTGATGCTGGTAAGAGTTTTGCTGTTGTTGCAGAGGAGATTAGAAAGCTTGCTATAAATTCCGGTAAATACTCAACAACTATTAAAGATGAACTTAAGATAGTTAATAATATTATTTCACTTATAAGCACAGAGATAGATACTGTTTATAAAAATTTTATGGATATACAGGATAATGTTAATAATAATTCTGTTCAACATGAAAGGATAAATGCTACACTTGCTAAGCACATAAAAGAAATAGGAGCTTTTGAAGATAAATATTTATCTAATGATATTAAGATTAAAGATACTAAGAATATGTATAAGGAGATATTTAATAGTTACTTTTTTATTAACGGAAAGTTTAATAATTTAAATAACGATTTAGGTGAATTTGAAGTTTCTAAGATGAGTTTGGATGCATTAGAGCCTTTACGAGAGCATATTGCTTTAGTTAATGAATCTAGAGAAAAAATTATTAGGATAAAAGATATTATTGAAAGTATTAATAATGAACTTAGAGATGTTTGATTTAAATTTTGTCTTTAAATCCAATGTATAGGACTTCTTCTTCAAGGGAGAATCCTGTTTTTGCTTTTACTTCAGTTTTTACTCTTTTAATTAACTCTTTAATATCTTTGGCGCGGGCATTGTTGTTATTTATAATAAAGTTTCCATGATATTTCGAAACAGATGCTTCTCCTATTTTGAATCCTTTTAGATTGCATTCTTCAATTATTTTTCCGGTAGGTTTTAAAAATTTTTTATTATTTTTAAATGTACTTCCACTACTTGGAAAAAGATAATGACCTTTGTCTATCCTATTTTGTTTATTATGTTGCATAATATTTAAGATATGTTTTTTATTTCCCTTAGATAAATTTAGTGTAACTTTTAATATTAAAGTATTTTTGTTTTGAAATGGAGAAATTTTGTATGAAAATTCATTTTTTTCAAATTTTTTACAGATGGTTTGTCCATCCTCATCTACAAAAACGACTAAATCTAATATTTCAGAAATTTCGTTCCCAAAGCATCTAGCATTCATCCAAACGGCACCTCCAAGTGTGCCAGGAATTCCGTATATAAATTCTAATCCACTTAATTCGTTTTCTAGAGCAAAATTACATAAATTTTCAAAATTAGCTCCGCATTCAGCAGTAATTTTATTACCTTGAAGTGTGATTTTATTCAGATAACCAGTGTATATTATGGGAAAATCAATGTCTTCTTCGTCATTTATTAATAAATTTGAACCTCCTCCTAAGATAAATATTTTAATCTTTTCCTCTATTGCTGTTTTAAATATGTGTTCTGCTTCTTTGATGGTTTTGGGTATTAAAAATAATTTAGCAATGCCTCCTATTTTGTAGGTAGTGTAGTTTGCAAGATTTTCTTTAGTAGGAGTGGTATTGATTTTGTTGAGAAAATTATTGATATGTTTGGACATATTTTCTAAATTTTATATGAAATAAGTACTTTTTACAAATTTGAGCTAGAAATTTTTAGGAATTATCCTGTTAAGTAGATTGTAAAACTGTATAAATTTCATTATTTATAAGTTTGTCAAATTGGTCTTTTTATAATAAACTTCTATAGTAAGTTGATTTGAGATTTTTAAGCAAAAATTTATTTTTGGTTTTGTTTATTTCTAAAATTAGCTTTTCACAGGATGTATGATTCTTAAGTTATATAATACAAAGACAAAAAGTTTATCTGAGGTAAAAAAGAGTGGTGAAACTAAGATTTACGCTTGTGGCCCTACTGTTTATAATTATGCACACATCGGCAATCTTAGAACATATATTTTTGAAGACGTACTTATTAAGTCCTTAAGGCTTTTAGGCTATAGTGTTAATTATGCAATGAATATTACTGACATTGGCCATTTAACGGGTGAATTTGATGAGGGTGAGGATAAGGTAGTTAAGGCCGCAAGGGAGAGAGGACTTACAGTTTATGAAATTAGTAAATTTTTTACGGAAGCTTTTTTTCTTGATTGTGAAAAATTGAATATAGTATGTCCTGATAATGTTCTTATTGCAAGTAAATATATAGCTCGCATGATAGAAGTTGTCAAGGTTCTTGAAAAGAATAATTTTACTTATTTTGTTAATGGAAATGTTTATTTTGATACTTCTCGTTTTAAAAATTATGGTCAAATGGCTGGAATTAGCCTAGATAATGCTTGTGCCTCTGTTTCTAGAGTTGAGATAGATGCATCAAAGAAGAATAAAACAGACTTTGTTTTGTGGTTTACAAATTCAAAATTTAAAGACCAGGAAATGAAATGGGATTCGCCTTGGGGTTTTGGTTATCCAAGTTGGCATTTAGAATGTGCTACTATGAACTTAGATTGTTTTAAAGACACTCTTAGTATCCATTTAGGAGGCGTTGATCATATTGGAGTTCATCATATAAATGAAATAGCTATAGTGGAATGTTACTTAAAAAAATCGTGGTGTGATTTATTTGTGCATGGTGAATTTTTGATTATGGAAGATGAAAAAATGTCAAAATCAAAGGGTAATTTTATTACCATTAAAGACTTAGAAAGTGATGGGTTTTCTCCTCTAGATTTTAGATATTTTTGTTTAACGGCACATTACAGAACACAACTTAAATTTACATTAAGTAACCTTAGAGCTTGTAGAGTAGCTAGGGAAAATATGCTTAATAAGTTAACTTCTCTTTATTCTTCACTAAATCAATTTGATATACCACTACTTAATAATACTTATTATAATATTGAATCTTCTCTGGAGAATAAATATTATAATAATTTTTTAGAAAAGATAGCTTTTGATTTGAATATTCCTCAAGCTTTAGCTTTACTTTGGGATGTTGTTAAGGACGATAATTTAGAGGCTCTTTTAAAGCTTAGGCTTGCATTTAAGTTTGATGAAGTTTTGTCTTTGAGTTTAAGAGAAGAGGTACTGAAAGCTATTAAGAGGGATGATGTACATATGGATGATTGGATGAATTCTTTACTGGAAGAGAGACGAATTGCAAAATTAAGAAGAGATTTTAATCGTGCTGATGAGATTAGGGATTATTTTATTTCTAAGGGGTTTGTCTTAATTGATACAGAAGAGGGGACTAAGGTTAGAAGAGGTTAAGTATTGGCAAAATCTTTTATTGGTAAATATTTTGTTTTAATCTTGCTTTTTCTTGCTTTTTTGGGTTTATTTATTTTTTCTGGATTTTTATTTTATTTAAAACCTGTGATTTATGAAATATCGCCAATTCCTGCATCACATGAAAATGTCATTGTAATTAGAGGTCATCATTTAGGTAATAAGGTAGGAGATATTAATATTAATGACCACTATTTAATGAAGAGTAGCATTGTTAGTTGGAGTGATGAAAAAATAGTTTTTAGAATTACAGATGAAATAAATTCGGGTCTTATTTTTATAAAGAGTGAGCAGGGATTTAGTAATGAACTTTTCCTTGTAATTAGTAGGCAAGTTCCAGTTAGACTTGGAGTAGAGAGCAAACCTTTTCTTTTTGTTCCCCAAGATTTAAGTTTAATGACTAATATTCCTGTTGTATTGAGAGGCAGAAATTTGGCATCAAATTTTTCTGTTGTTGAAATATTTGTGCAAACGAAGCAACAATCTTATAAAATTCTTCCTCAAGATATATTAAGAGTATCCAAAAGTGAGATCGAATTTATTCCTCCAAAGACTTTGCGTAGTAAAGGTGAGGTTTTTTTATTGGTTGACGGCGTTAAGAGTAATAAAATTCCTTTTAATTTTAGGTCAAATTTTTTTAAGTGGACTTTAGGAAAAGGTAAAAACTTTAAGATATCTCAAGAAATTTATTTTATGCAAGATTCTGATAAAGATTCTAAACTTAAATTGGATGATATTAATTTTAATGTTTTTTATTTAGGTCCAATTAAGAATGAAAGGCAGAAAATTAAGTTTTCAAATAATGAAGGTACTGATCTGGATTTGAATAATTTATTTTTTGAAAGTTTGAAAGTTGATAAACATTATTTAAAGTTTGAAGTTGAAACTTATAGGTTAAATTTAGAGATTTTGAATAAACAGTCTTTATATGATATTAAGGTAAATAAAAATGATGATATCTATGAATTTAAGACATATGTTTCAAACAAAATGAATAATTATTTATCTTATGAATCACTTGATTTAACTCCAATTACTTTAAATATGAACAAGATAGATAGCGAGTCAGCTTATAAATTAGCTAAATCTATTATCGATGCTTTAATATTGTATTTTAGCATTACAGATAATAGCTTGAGCTTGGATGAGTCTATTAAGAGGAGAGAAATTTCAACAGATAATCTGATTACTCTTACTAATTTGTTGTTTTTACGAAAAGGTATACCTTTAAGAACAGCAATTGGATTGTATTTTGATTCTGAATCTTCTAGTCTTAAAAAACATGTTTGGTGTGAGTTTTTTTTAGAGCATATTGGATTTATTTATTTTGATATAATAAATGCAGTATTATTTAAAAACAGTTCTAAGTATTTTTTGAATATGACAGAGGATTATATCCATTATGGATACAAGGAAGATTTTGATGATTACTTGCCGTCTAGTGAATATATAGACTTAGGGCTGTTGAAATATAAAAACTTAACAGATCACGATTATTCTTTGAATTATAGGTTTACTTTGGAGGAGGATATTAATGATAGATAAGGCTGTATTTGATTTAATTGGAAGAGAATATAAGAGAGAGAGAGAGAATATTGAACTTATTGCTTCAGAAAATTTTGTATCGTCAAATGTAAGAGAAGCTGTTGGGAGTATTTTGACTAATAAATATGCTGAGGGTTATCCTTCAAAGAGATACTATGGGGGTTGTTTTGTTGTTGATGAGATTGAAAATTTAGCTATATCAAGAGCAAGAGAGCTTTTCGGTGCAAATTATGCTAATGTACAGCCACATAGTGGTTCTCAGGCGAATATGGCTGCAATAATGGCTCTTATTAATCCTGGGGATAGAATTCTTGGAATGGAGTTGTC from Borrelia turcica IST7 includes the following:
- a CDS encoding IPT/TIG domain-containing protein, which produces MAKSFIGKYFVLILLFLAFLGLFIFSGFLFYLKPVIYEISPIPASHENVIVIRGHHLGNKVGDININDHYLMKSSIVSWSDEKIVFRITDEINSGLIFIKSEQGFSNELFLVISRQVPVRLGVESKPFLFVPQDLSLMTNIPVVLRGRNLASNFSVVEIFVQTKQQSYKILPQDILRVSKSEIEFIPPKTLRSKGEVFLLVDGVKSNKIPFNFRSNFFKWTLGKGKNFKISQEIYFMQDSDKDSKLKLDDINFNVFYLGPIKNERQKIKFSNNEGTDLDLNNLFFESLKVDKHYLKFEVETYRLNLEILNKQSLYDIKVNKNDDIYEFKTYVSNKMNNYLSYESLDLTPITLNMNKIDSESAYKLAKSIIDALILYFSITDNSLSLDESIKRREISTDNLITLTNLLFLRKGIPLRTAIGLYFDSESSSLKKHVWCEFFLEHIGFIYFDIINAVLFKNSSKYFLNMTEDYIHYGYKEDFDDYLPSSEYIDLGLLKYKNLTDHDYSLNYRFTLEEDINDR
- the murB gene encoding UDP-N-acetylmuramate dehydrogenase yields the protein MSKHINNFLNKINTTPTKENLANYTTYKIGGIAKLFLIPKTIKEAEHIFKTAIEEKIKIFILGGGSNLLINDEEDIDFPIIYTGYLNKITLQGNKITAECGANFENLCNFALENELSGLEFIYGIPGTLGGAVWMNARCFGNEISEILDLVVFVDEDGQTICKKFEKNEFSYKISPFQNKNTLILKVTLNLSKGNKKHILNIMQHNKQNRIDKGHYLFPSSGSTFKNNKKFLKPTGKIIEECNLKGFKIGEASVSKYHGNFIINNNNARAKDIKELIKRVKTEVKAKTGFSLEEEVLYIGFKDKI
- a CDS encoding cysteine--tRNA ligase: MILKLYNTKTKSLSEVKKSGETKIYACGPTVYNYAHIGNLRTYIFEDVLIKSLRLLGYSVNYAMNITDIGHLTGEFDEGEDKVVKAARERGLTVYEISKFFTEAFFLDCEKLNIVCPDNVLIASKYIARMIEVVKVLEKNNFTYFVNGNVYFDTSRFKNYGQMAGISLDNACASVSRVEIDASKKNKTDFVLWFTNSKFKDQEMKWDSPWGFGYPSWHLECATMNLDCFKDTLSIHLGGVDHIGVHHINEIAIVECYLKKSWCDLFVHGEFLIMEDEKMSKSKGNFITIKDLESDGFSPLDFRYFCLTAHYRTQLKFTLSNLRACRVARENMLNKLTSLYSSLNQFDIPLLNNTYYNIESSLENKYYNNFLEKIAFDLNIPQALALLWDVVKDDNLEALLKLRLAFKFDEVLSLSLREEVLKAIKRDDVHMDDWMNSLLEERRIAKLRRDFNRADEIRDYFISKGFVLIDTEEGTKVRRG